One Brachybacterium kimchii genomic window carries:
- a CDS encoding bifunctional proline dehydrogenase/L-glutamate gamma-semialdehyde dehydrogenase: protein MPTTTGTRTTSIAPEQVASQVRDWVHEAAARPVPRSAQLLADLLKDPKGLDFTVAFVDRVIRTEDPRAAASELKRLAADPPSFLPAPLRRVISFGGATAPTLPHAVIPTAQAVMRRMVSHLILDSRDPHLARSVRRLRAEGTDLNINVLGEAVLGAREAGRRLASVREMAGRDDVDYVSIKISSIIDHLSLWGAEETVDHVVETLLPLYLDASRQDSPTFLNMDMEEYRDLELTLDVFEKLLDRPELMHLRAGIVLQAYLPDSFDAMQRLRAFAKDRVARGGAPIKVRVVKGANLALETVDASLHGLDQAPFHTKEESDAQYKRILLDSLEPEHLEAVHLGIAGHNLFDVAFAHLLMGERGIDGADGAVEFEMLAGMAPGQQQVVREAVGSMRLYVPVVSPREFDVAVSYLVRRLEENASSENFMSAVFELEDSEELFAREQARFEASLARAVEGPAEATHRDQDRAAEEHGERPALGSAVIPARPGAFRNTPDTDMSTAANQEWAAGIIHRVRGSRIGIDEIEAAQVTTREGVDDVYRRALAAQEAWAKKGASERAQAVREVARVFAAHRADLLEVMAAETGKVLEQGDPEVSEAMDFALYYAEQAELLEELDDAVLTPRRLTLVTPPWNFPVAIPTGGLLSALVTGSAVVMKPAPQARRCGAIIGALVHEAGIDQDLVQIVDVPEDEVGRALITDPRVDQLVLTGAYDTASLFASWRPELPIKAETSGKNAVIVTPHADLDLAAKDVAASAFGHAGQKCSAASLVITVGSVARSRRFSSQLADAVMSLHVGYPTDPISQMGPIIEEPAGKLADGLGSLGAGERWLAEPQQLDESGRLWSPGVREGVEPGSEYHLTEYFGPILGIIHADTLEEATEIQNGTSYGLTAGLHSLDLGEIAWWTQHVEAGNLYVNRGITGAIVERQAFGGWKRSAIGETSKAGGPNYLIHLMDAADVEGRRTASGAIRDEATWLTTAKHSDAAHWTSTFAARDPQDLHGEINVLRYVPIPTVVRAAEGAREVELRRVLHAAATVGADIEVSVATGALRAAAAQELPAGTTVRMEDAAAFAAAVPAQSRLRIRLVGEADDALLGAISRRVEVALFRGPVTASGRIELLSFLHEQAISATDHRYGNIIPETLDVTGGTGYIHGRD, encoded by the coding sequence TTGCCCACGACCACGGGGACCCGCACCACGTCCATCGCGCCCGAACAGGTCGCATCGCAGGTCAGGGACTGGGTCCACGAAGCCGCAGCGCGGCCCGTCCCCCGCTCCGCCCAGCTGCTGGCCGATCTCCTCAAGGACCCGAAGGGCCTCGACTTCACCGTCGCCTTCGTGGACCGCGTGATCCGCACCGAGGATCCCCGCGCGGCCGCCTCCGAGCTGAAGCGGCTCGCAGCCGACCCGCCGTCGTTCCTGCCGGCTCCGCTGCGCCGCGTGATCTCCTTCGGCGGCGCCACCGCGCCCACCCTGCCCCACGCCGTCATCCCGACCGCGCAGGCCGTCATGCGGCGCATGGTCTCCCACCTCATCCTCGACTCCCGCGACCCGCACCTCGCGCGCTCCGTGCGCCGACTGCGCGCGGAGGGCACCGATCTGAACATCAACGTGCTCGGCGAGGCCGTCCTCGGCGCCCGCGAGGCCGGCCGCCGCCTGGCCTCCGTGCGCGAGATGGCCGGCCGCGACGACGTCGACTACGTGTCGATCAAGATCTCCTCGATCATCGACCACCTCTCGCTGTGGGGCGCGGAGGAGACGGTCGACCACGTCGTGGAGACCCTGCTGCCCCTCTACCTCGACGCCTCCCGCCAGGACTCCCCCACCTTCCTCAACATGGACATGGAGGAGTACCGGGACCTCGAGCTCACCCTCGACGTCTTCGAGAAGCTCCTGGACCGCCCCGAGCTCATGCACCTGCGCGCGGGCATCGTGCTGCAGGCCTACCTGCCCGACTCCTTCGACGCGATGCAGCGCCTGCGCGCCTTCGCGAAGGATCGCGTCGCCCGTGGGGGCGCCCCCATCAAGGTGCGCGTGGTCAAGGGCGCGAACCTCGCCCTGGAGACGGTCGACGCCTCGCTGCACGGCCTGGACCAGGCGCCGTTCCACACCAAGGAGGAATCCGACGCCCAGTACAAGCGGATTCTCCTGGACTCCCTCGAGCCCGAGCACCTGGAGGCCGTACACCTGGGCATCGCCGGGCACAACCTCTTCGACGTCGCCTTCGCGCACCTGCTGATGGGCGAGCGCGGCATCGACGGAGCCGACGGCGCAGTCGAGTTCGAGATGCTCGCCGGCATGGCCCCGGGCCAGCAGCAGGTGGTGCGCGAGGCCGTCGGCTCGATGCGCCTGTACGTGCCGGTGGTCTCTCCTCGCGAGTTCGACGTGGCCGTCTCCTACCTGGTGCGACGCCTCGAGGAGAACGCCTCGAGCGAGAACTTCATGTCGGCCGTCTTCGAGCTCGAGGACAGCGAGGAGCTGTTCGCGCGCGAGCAGGCGCGCTTCGAGGCGTCGCTCGCGCGCGCCGTCGAGGGCCCGGCGGAGGCCACCCACCGCGACCAGGACCGCGCGGCGGAGGAGCACGGAGAGCGGCCGGCGCTCGGATCGGCCGTGATCCCCGCCCGCCCCGGCGCCTTCCGCAACACGCCCGACACCGACATGTCCACGGCCGCGAACCAGGAGTGGGCCGCCGGGATCATCCACCGCGTGCGCGGCTCCCGCATCGGCATCGACGAGATCGAGGCGGCGCAGGTGACCACCCGCGAGGGCGTCGACGACGTCTACCGCCGCGCCCTCGCCGCCCAGGAGGCCTGGGCGAAGAAGGGCGCGAGCGAGAGGGCGCAGGCGGTCCGCGAGGTCGCCCGCGTCTTCGCAGCGCACCGCGCCGACCTCCTCGAGGTGATGGCCGCGGAGACCGGCAAGGTCCTCGAGCAGGGTGACCCCGAGGTCAGCGAGGCCATGGACTTCGCCCTCTACTACGCCGAGCAGGCCGAGCTGCTCGAGGAGCTCGACGACGCCGTCCTCACGCCCCGTCGACTGACCCTGGTCACGCCGCCCTGGAACTTCCCGGTCGCGATCCCCACCGGTGGCCTGCTCTCGGCGCTCGTCACCGGCAGCGCGGTCGTCATGAAGCCCGCCCCGCAGGCCCGTCGCTGCGGCGCGATCATCGGCGCCCTCGTCCACGAGGCCGGGATCGACCAGGACCTCGTCCAGATCGTCGATGTCCCCGAGGACGAGGTCGGGCGCGCCCTGATCACCGATCCGCGCGTGGATCAGCTCGTCCTCACGGGCGCCTACGACACGGCGTCGCTCTTCGCGTCCTGGAGGCCCGAGCTGCCGATCAAGGCGGAGACGAGCGGCAAGAACGCCGTCATCGTCACCCCGCACGCGGACCTCGACCTCGCGGCGAAGGACGTCGCCGCGAGCGCCTTCGGCCACGCCGGCCAGAAGTGCTCGGCCGCGAGCCTCGTGATCACCGTGGGCTCCGTCGCCCGCTCCCGCCGCTTCTCCTCCCAGCTCGCCGACGCGGTGATGAGCCTGCACGTCGGCTACCCGACGGATCCGATCTCCCAGATGGGCCCGATCATCGAGGAGCCCGCCGGCAAGCTCGCCGACGGACTGGGCAGCCTCGGCGCCGGGGAGCGCTGGCTCGCCGAGCCGCAGCAGCTCGACGAATCCGGCCGCCTGTGGAGCCCGGGCGTGCGCGAGGGCGTGGAGCCGGGTTCCGAGTACCACCTCACCGAGTACTTCGGGCCGATCCTGGGCATCATCCACGCCGACACCCTCGAGGAAGCGACCGAGATCCAGAACGGCACCTCGTACGGGCTCACCGCCGGCCTGCACTCCCTGGACCTCGGCGAGATCGCCTGGTGGACCCAGCACGTGGAGGCCGGGAACCTGTACGTCAACCGCGGGATCACGGGTGCGATCGTGGAGCGCCAGGCCTTCGGCGGCTGGAAGCGCTCCGCGATCGGCGAGACCTCGAAGGCCGGCGGCCCGAACTACCTCATCCACCTCATGGATGCGGCCGACGTCGAGGGCCGGCGCACGGCCTCGGGAGCCATCCGGGACGAGGCCACGTGGCTGACCACGGCGAAGCACTCGGACGCCGCCCACTGGACGAGCACCTTCGCCGCCCGGGATCCGCAGGACCTGCACGGGGAGATCAACGTGCTGCGCTACGTGCCGATCCCCACGGTGGTGCGCGCCGCCGAGGGCGCGCGGGAGGTCGAGCTGCGTCGCGTGCTGCACGCCGCGGCGACCGTGGGCGCCGACATCGAGGTCTCCGTGGCGACCGGCGCCCTGCGCGCCGCGGCCGCCCAGGAGCTGCCGGCGGGGACCACCGTGCGCATGGAGGACGCCGCCGCGTTCGCCGCGGCCGTCCCGGCGCAGTCCCGTCTGCGGATCCGGCTGGTCGGCGAGGCCGACGACGCCCTGCTGGGCGCGATCTCGCGCCGCGTCGAGGTGGCCCTGTTCCGCGGCCCGGTGACCGCGAGCGGGCGGATCGAGCTGCTGAGCTTCCTGCACGAGCAGGCCATCAGCGCGACCGACCACCGCTACGGCAACATCATCCCCGAGACCCTCGACGTCACCGGCGGCACGGGGTACATCCACGGTCGCGACTGA
- a CDS encoding thymidine kinase: MSKLHFKYGAMNSGKSDTLIKTAFNYAERGLATLTVKPAIDTKGEDWVVARGGARRRVDVLCSPADDLRARITRTADAEGLRPLHCVLVDECQFLTPAQIDQLFLVAKADGISVICYGLRTDFTTREFPGSRRLFELADNFEKLPTMCRCGSQAEFNCRTVDGRPVFAGDQVEIEDRAEVRYESLCGACFMEEQERAGVRVIG; the protein is encoded by the coding sequence ATGTCCAAGCTGCACTTCAAGTACGGAGCGATGAACTCCGGGAAGTCCGACACCCTCATCAAGACCGCCTTCAACTACGCCGAGCGCGGTCTCGCGACGCTCACCGTGAAGCCCGCGATCGACACCAAGGGCGAGGACTGGGTGGTCGCCCGCGGCGGCGCCCGGCGCCGGGTCGACGTGCTGTGCTCCCCCGCGGACGATCTGCGCGCGCGGATCACAAGGACCGCTGACGCCGAGGGCCTGCGTCCCCTGCACTGCGTGCTCGTGGACGAGTGCCAGTTCCTCACGCCCGCGCAGATCGACCAGCTGTTCCTGGTCGCGAAGGCCGACGGCATCTCCGTCATCTGCTACGGGCTGCGCACGGACTTCACCACCCGCGAGTTCCCCGGCAGCCGCCGCCTCTTCGAGCTCGCCGACAACTTCGAGAAGCTGCCCACGATGTGCCGCTGCGGCTCGCAGGCGGAGTTCAACTGCCGCACCGTCGACGGCCGTCCGGTCTTCGCGGGCGACCAGGTCGAGATCGAGGACCGCGCCGAGGTGCGCTACGAGTCCCTGTGCGGCGCCTGCTTCATGGAGGAGCAGGAGCGCGCGGGCGTCCGCGTCATCGGCTGA